The following is a genomic window from Crossiella equi.
ATCGGGCTCGGCGCGGACGTGACCAGCCGCGAGCAGGTCACCGCCGCGTTCAGCCAGGTCGTCGCCGAGCTGGGCAGCCTGGACATCCTGGTCAACAACGCCGGGGTGACCAGGGACAACATGCTCTTCAAGATGACCGACGACGACTGGGACACGGTCATGGCCGTGCACCTGCGCGGCGCGTTCCTGTGCAGCCAGATCGCCCAGGGGCACATGGTGGAGAAGCAGTTCGGCAAGATCGTCAACCTGTCGAGCGTCTCCGCGGACGGCAACCGGGGCCAGGCCAACTACGCCGCGGCCAAGGCGGGCCTGCAGGGCTTCACCAAGACCCTGGCGATCGAGCTGGGCAAGTACGGCATCAACGTCAACGCCATCGCGCCGGGCTTCATCGAGACCGACATGACCGCGGCCACCGCGGCCCGCGTCGGCGTGGACTTCGAGCAGTTCAAGAAGGCCGCCGCCGAGTCGGTGTCGATCAAGCGCACCGGCCGCCCGGAGGACATCGCCAACGCCGTGGCCTTCCTCGTCAGCGAGGAGTCCTCCTTCATCACCGGACAGATCCTCTACGTTGACGGCGGTCGCTAGAAAGGCTTGTGGGACAATGGATTTCTCCCTCAACGAGACCGAGCGCGACATCCGCGACTGGGTCCGCAACTTCGTCAAGAAGGAACTGATCCCGCTGGAGCCCGAGGTGCTCCGCCGGGAGCGCGCGGGTGAGCCCGGCATCACCTGGGCCGAGATGTCCGAGCTCCAGCAGAAGGCCAAGGCCGCCGGGTTCTGGGGCATCCAGACCCCGGAGGAGTACGGCGGCATGGGCCTGGGCGCGGTGATGACCGCGCTGGTGGAGGGCGAGCTGGGCTACAGCTTCGTGCCGTTCCACTTCGGCGGCGAGGCCGACAACATCCTCTACGCGGGCAACGCCGAGCAGCAGGAGCGCTACCTCAAGCCGACCATCGCGGGCGACCGCGTGTCCTGCTTCGCCATCACCGAGCCGGGCGCCGGTTCGGATGCCAAGGCGATCCGCACCTCGGCCGTCAAGGACGGCAACGAGTGGGTCATCAACGGCGAGAAGACCTTCATCACCAAGGGCAACGAGGCCGACTTCACCATGGTCTTCGCGGTCACCGACAAGGAGAAGGGCGCCAACGGCGGCGTCACCTGCTTCCTGGTCGACCGCGACATGGGCTGGAAGTCCGAGCCCATCGCGACCATGGGCGAGTGGGGCCCGGCCGCGCTGGTCTTCGACAACGTGCGCGTGCCCGAGGAGAACGTGCTCGGCGAGGTCGGCATGGGCTTCGCGCTGGCCATGAGCTGGATCGGCCGCGGCCGGTACCTGCTGCCCGCCCGCGCGCTCGGCGCCTGCCACCGGCTCGCCGAGATGGGCATCGAGTACGCCAACACCCGCGAGACCTTCGGCGAGAAGCTCGCCGAGCGGCAGGCCATCCAGTGGATGATCGCCGACTCCGCGGTGGAGATCGAGGCGCTGCGCTGGCTGGTGCTCTCCTCGGCCTGGCAGGTCGACGCCGGGCTGGACTCCCGCCAGGCGCAGTCCATGGCCAAGCTCTACGGCGGCATCAAGGCCAACGAGATCGTCGACCGGATGCTCCAGATCCACGGCGGCATGGGCTACACCAAGGAGCTCCCGCTGGAGCGCTGGTACCGCGAGCTGCGCCTGCTGCGCATCTACGAGGGCACCGACGAGATCCAGCGCCGCACCATCGCCAGGAACCTGTTGAAGGGCCACGCGTCCGTGCGTGGCGCACTCGGCTGAGGGGAGCGAGCAAGGTGCCCATCGACCTGTCCGCGGTAGGCCGCACGATCGGCCCGTGGGAGCGCAGCTGGACCGCGAACGAGGCCCTGCTGTACGCGCTCGGTGTGGGTGCGGGCGCCGACGACCCGCTCGCGGAGCTGGCCTACACCACCGAGAACACCGACGGGGTGACGCAGCAGGTGCTGCCGACCTTCGGCGTGGTGCTGGCCAACTTCAGCGGACCGGCGGAGTCCATCGGCGAGTTCGACCCGGCCCAGCTGGTGCACGCCGAGCAGGAGCTGGTGCTGCACCAGCCGCTGCCCACCGAGGGCCGGATCTCCCTGCGCCGCACGATCACCGACGTCTTCGACAAGGGCAAGGGCGCCCTGGTGGTCAACAAGATCGAGGGCTCCTCGATCAACGGCGAGCCGCTGCTCTCGACGACGTCCTCGGTGTTCATCCGGGGCGAGGGCGACTTCGGCGGCGAGCGCGGTCCGTCCACCGAGTGGGCCCCGCCGGAGCGCGAGCCGGACGTGGTGCTGGCCTTCCAGACCACGGTCAGCCAGGCGCTGCTGTACCGGCTGGGCGGCCACGACCACAACCCGCTGCACACCGACCCGGCCTTCGCCGCGCGGGGCGGGTTCGACCGGCCGATCCTGCACGGCATGTGCACCTACGGCATCACCGCGCGCCTGCTGATCGGGCACTTCTGCGCGGGCGACGCCACGCGGATGCGCCGGATCTACGGCCGGTTCACCGCCCCGGTGGTGCCCGGCCAGGAGCTGGTCGTGTCGGCCTGGGCCGAGGGCAACGAGGTCGCCTACCGCACCGAGACCAAGGAAGGCGGCATCGCCCTGGACCGGGGCGCGTTCACCTTCGCCTGACCAGGCACACTGGCGGTCGATGAGTCGTCACATCCGCCTCCGCGCCACCGGCCACCCGGAGATCAGGGCCACCCACGCCAAGACGTGGGAGCTGACCCCGGACCGGGAGCTGACCACCCGGGCCACCTGCGTGCTGGGGGTCGGCGCGACCGGCGAGGGCCCGGCCCTGGCCGGTCCGGTGGAGCTGCGGCTGTCCGTCGGCGAGAGCACCGTGGTCGTCCGGGCCCTCGGGAACCCGCACTGGGTACCCGGGGGCCCGGCCGTCGTCCGGCTCGGTCCGGCCCGGCTGCCGAACACGCTGGCCACCGATGCCGACCTGTCCTCGGCGGACCTGCCGCGCGAGCTGGCCGCCCGCCTGGCCGACCCGGCCACCGAGATCACCGTGGACGTGCTGCCGGTCGCCGACCCGGGCACGCTCGTCCTGTTCGCCGCCACCGGCCCGTCCGCGCGCCTGGACGCCGAACTGGCCGCCGCCGACGTGGTGCTGGCCGAGGACGCGGGCGCCCGCGCGCTGGCCCGGCCCCGGGGCTCGGGCACCGAGGGCCGCGTGCTCGTGGTGGCCACCGAGGACCTGCCCGGCCCCTCGCTCACCCACCGCCCGGCCGCCGTGGAGGTCGTGGGCCTGCCGCCCGGCCTGGCCGCCGCCGCGGCCTCCCCGGTCGCCGCCCCGGTGTTCCTGGCGCAACCGGGCCGCAAACCCGCCGACAGCCTGCGCAACGCCCCGCTGACCGCCCGCGTGGTGCTGCGCGTGCCCGCGGACTTGGTGCCCAAGGTCCTGGACGTGGCCCGCGAGCGCGGCAGCCGGAGCTGGGCGTACGCGGTCGAGCCCTACGCCGAGAGCGAACGCCCGCGCTGGGGCGGCCTCGACGAGCTGATCCCGCCCAGCCGGGGCGAGGTGTGGCTGTGCGTGGACCCGGCCCCGGGCGAGGCGGGCCTGGACCCGGACCTGCGCAAGCTGCTCACCGGCCTGCTGGCCGAGGGCGTCTCGGCGAAGACCCTGGCCAAAACGCTCGCGGACCTGCCCGGGCAGAGCCGCCGGACCGCCTACGACACGGTCCAGGGGCTGAAGGATCTACGCTCCTGACCGTGCGTCGAGTCACCGGCAAGCAGGTCGTGGAGTTGTCCGAGCAGCAGTTCGCCGAACTGCGCGCCCCCTACACCCGGGTCGTCCTCGACGTGGGCACCGGCGACGGCAAGCACCCGCTGCACCTGGCCCGCAAGCACCCGGACCACCTGGTCATCGGCCTGGACGCGGCCCCGGACAACCTGCGCAAGACCGCGGGCAAGGCCGCAGCCAAACCGGCCAAGGGCGGCCTGCCCAACCTGGTCTACCTCTGGCACGCCGCCGAGAAGCTGCCCCCGACCCTCCGCGACATCGACGAGCTGCACATCCTCATGCCCTGGGGCAGCCTGCTGCGCGGCATCCTCGACACCGACACCACCATGCTCACCGGCCTGGCCGCATGCTGCCGCCCCGGCGCGGACTTCCTCATCTCCCTCAACCTGCACGCCTGGCGCCCGCCGGTGCCCGAGGTCGGCGACACCGAGGAGCCCACCCCGGACACCGCGGCGGAGGTGCTGGCCGAGCTGTACGCGGGGGCGGGCTGGCGCCTGGACCACGCCGCCTACCTGACCCCGGAGGAGATCGCCGAGCTGTCCACCTCGTGGACCCGCCGCCTCAACTCCTCCCGCGACCAGCTCGACGTGCTGGCGCTGCGCGGTGTCATCAAGCCGGAGTAGTCGTCCCGCGCCGGCTCCCGCAGTTCGCCTTGTTCCCGTCGAGCACCGTGCCGTTCACGCGGACCGTGCCCGGGGACCACACCCCGGGGTCGGCCATGTTCCGCGCGACCATGGTGCACACGATCTGCCGCAGCGCGGTGTCCTCGAAGGTCTCCTCCCGGCCGCCGTCCAGCACCCGGACCTCCACCTCGTTCTTGCCGCTCACCCGGGCCGTCAGCGTGCTGTAGGGCCGCTTGGGCAGCTCGCTGTACAGCCCGCGGTCATCACCCGGCTGGATGCCCTTGAACAGCTCCTGCAACGCCACCGGGAACTCGCCGAGCTTGCCGGTCCGGCGCACCACCGGCACCAGCTGGCCCGCCTTGTAGAAGTACAGCGTGGGCCCCTCGGCCACCCCGCGCGGCGCGTCGCCGATGCCCACCGGCGGCGTCGGCTGGATGCCGCAGCCCGCGAGCAGTGCCACCGACCCGAGCGAGAGCACCAGCCGCCTCATGCCTCGAACCTCCGCTCCACGCCGCCGCCCAGCCTGGGCAGCCGCAGGGTGAACCGCGCACCGCCCGCCGGGTCGTTGGCGGCCTCGATCGTGCCGTAGTGCAGCTGCGCGTTCTCCCGCGCGATCGCCAGCCCCAGCCCGCTGCCCTCGGAACGCGACCGCGCCGAGTCGGCCTTGTAGAAGCGGGAGAACACGTGCGGCAGCACCTCCTCCGGCAGCCCGGGCCCGTGGTCGGTCACCGACAGCTCGACCCACTGCGGGCTCTCCGCCAGTCGTACCACGACCGGCTTGGCGCCGTGCCGCAGCGCGTTGCCGACCAGGTTGGCCACCACCACGTCCAGCCGCCGCGCGTCCACCTGCACGCGCACGCCCTCCGGCAGCTCGGTGACCACCTCGTCCGTCCAGCCCCGGGAGCGCAGGGTGTTGCGCACCATCTCGGCCAGGTCCACGTCGTTGAGCACCAGCCGCGCCGCGCCCGCGTCGAACCGGGAGATCTCGATCAGGTCCTCGACCATCCGGGCCAGCTTGCGCGTCTCCTGGCCCACCAGCCGGGCCGCGACCTGCGCGTCCTCCGGCAGGTTCGCCGACTCCTCGTCCAGCACGTCGGTCACCGCGGTCATCGCGGCCAGCGGGGTGCGCAGCTCGTGCGAGACGTCGGCGACGAACCGCCGCGCGTCGGACTCCATGCGCCGCAGGCCCGCCACCGTGCGGTCCAGGGCGGCCGCGGTGTCGTTGAACGTGTGCGCCAGGTCGGCCAGCTCGTCACTGCCCTTCACGCTCACCCGCGTGTCCAGCTCGCCGTTGGCCAGCCGCCGGGTGGCGGTGCGCAGCTCGCGCACCGGCCGCAGCACACCCCGGGCCGCCAGCAGTGCCAGCAGCGCCGCGAACGGCAGCGCGAGCAGACTGGTCTGCCAGGCCGAGATGGCCAGGTCGCTGATCTGCTCGGCGGGCCCGCGCAGGTCGAGCACCTGGTAGGCCTCCAGCTCCGAGCTCTCCCCGGAGCCGCCCTGCTCGGTCAGCACCACCCGCGTGCCCAGGTAGAGGGTGCTGCTGCCGTTGGCGGTGACGCGCTGGAAGAACACCTGCGACCGGTCGGAGCGGCGCACGGTGTCGACCAGCTCCTGCGGTACGTGGAAGTTCCGGCCCTCGGTGGTGCTCCGGAGGTCCCGGTAGGCCGCCAACGCGGCGCTGTCGCGCCCGGTGATCCGGGAGGCGAAGGTCACCAGATCCTCTTGGGACGGCGGATATGGGGTGTCCGGCGCGATCCGGCTCACCAGCGTGCGGAACTCCACCACGGCCTGGTCCTGGAAGGACTTGAGCGCGATCGTGCGCGCGGAGACGTAGCTGACCCCGGCCGCGGCCGCCGCGCCGAGCGCCGCGATGGCCAGGAACGCCAGCACCAGGCGGGCGCGCAGGCCCCGGGCCCAGACCGGCAGCGAGTCGAGCAGGCCGCTCATACCGGGCCGAACCGGTAGCCGAAACCACGCACGGTCTGCACGAACGCCGGACTGGCCGGGCGGTCCTCGATCTTGGCCCGCAGCCGCTGCACGCACGCGTCCACCAGCCGGGAGTCGCCGAGGTAGTCGTGCTCCCACACCGCCTGCAACAGCTGCTGGCGGCTGAACACCTGGCCCGGCGAGCCGGACAGCTCCAGCAGCAGGCGCAGCTCGGTCGGGGTCAGGCCCACCGGGCTGCCGTCCTTGGTCACCACCAGGGCCTGCCGGTCGATCTCCAGCGCGCCGTGCTTCTCCTTCGTGGACTGCTCGCTCGCCCCGCGCCGCAGCACCGCGCGGATGCGGGCATCCAGCACCCGGGGCTGCACCGGCTTGACCACGTAGTCGTCCGCCCCGGCCTCCAGGCCGCCGACGATGTCCATGTCGTCGCTGCGCGCGGTCAGCATGATGATCGGGATCTCGCCGCCCGCCCGGATGCGGCGGCACACCTCGAAGCCGTCGATGCCCGGCAACATGAGGTCCAGCACCACGATGTCCGGCGCCTGCACGCGCAGCGCGGCCAGGCCGAGCTCGCCCGTGGCGGCGGCGTCCACGGTGTAGCCCTGCCTGCGCAGCGCGAGCTGCAGGCCCTCCCGGACGGCGTGGTCGTCCTCGATCAACAGCACCCTCGGCATGCCGACGATTATTCGGGTCCGCGCACACCCCCGCCGACCACGTGCGGTGGCTTGTAGCAGAACCATGACACGGTACGAACCAGCTCCGGACATCCGGCGCCGAGATTGAGTGGCATGCGCGTTCCGAACCACTTCCACGACGCGCCGACCACGCCCATCCAGGTGCCGGTGGACCAGCTGCGGGGAGCCAAGCCCCGGCGCCGGTTCCCCGCCTGGGGCGGTGTGCTCGGCCTCGTCGTCACACTGCTCTTCGCCACCGGGTTCGTCCTGTATGGACTGCCGCCGTCCGAACAGGACAGCGGGCCCCGCAACTACGTGGGCTCCGGCTCGTCCAGCTCGGCCGCACCGACCATCCCCGGCTGCTTCCTGCGGGAGCAGACCCCGGTGGAGGAGGAGGTGGCCTCCGAGCTGGACCCCACCAAGCTCGAGAAGGGCATGCGCAAGGCCTTCGAGAAGGCCCGCTGCGCGGCCATGCGCGAGAAGGTGGAGATCTTGATCAAATCCGCCAAGCGCACCGCCACCGAACAGGCCCGCCTGTTCCGCGAGGAGATCAAGAAGCGCGGCTCGGAGAAGGAGGCCCGCAAGTGGGTGTTGCCGCCGGAGGAGTCCGCGCACGTGAAGGGCACCGCGGTGGACGTGAAGCCGATGTCGGGCGCGAAGTGGCTGGAGCGGAACGGGCAGCAGTACGGCCTGTGCCGCACGATCAGCCGGGAGTGGTGGCACTTCGAGCACAACGCGGACTGGGTCGCCGACGGCTGCCCGAAGCCCCAGTAGCCCCGGTGCGGCCGCTGTCCGCCCCGCCCTGGTGAGTCTCAGGCGCGCCGCGCGCCGCGCACCAGCCGGGCCACCTCCTGGCGCACCGGGTCGAAGCTGTCCGCGAAGGCGTTGCCCGGGCACTGCGTGGCCACCCAGTCGCGGTGGCGGGCCAGCACCGGCCCGTCGTAGCGCTTGCCGTCCTCCACGTTGACGTAGGTCAGCCGGGCCAGCGGGTCCAGCCCGGCCAGGCAGCACAGCGCGGCCAGGGTCCTGGTCAGGGTGCCCCAGGCCGCGGCGCTCGGCTGCCCGCCCGTGAAGTCGCCGAGCAGGCAGATGCCCACGTTGCCCGGGTTGTGCCCGCGCACGTGCCCCGCGGTCACCGTCGCCGCCCGTCCGTTCACCGGGGCCGCGCCGAACACCGGCAGCCCGCCGGTGAACCGGCCCTCGTAGAGCACGCCCTCGGGGTCGATGAGCAGGTGGTAGCCGATGTCGCCCCACCCGTTGTCCACCGCGTGCCCCTGGTAGATGCCGCGCACCGCGGCCGCCCGGTCCGCGCCCACCCCGATCGCCGAGTGGTGCACGCTCAGGCACTGCACCGGGCTGAACGTCGCGGGCCACACCTCGCGGCCCTGCGCGTCGAACCGCTTGCGCTCGTCCGCGCCCCACTCCGCGCGGGTGCGCACCGGCAGCCGCGCGTCGGGCCGCCAGGGTGGGGCGGCAGCCGCCGCGGCCGCGCTGCCCGCTCCGGCCACCAGCGCGCCGACCACACCGGCCAGACCCGTCAACAGTGCACGGCGAGTAGTCATTGCCACCTCGCGTAATTGGTTGGGTACACAGCGGAACGAGGCACAAAGTAGCCCATTCGACGTAGTTCCGCTGGCCCGAACGTTCGCATGGGAGATGGCAGACCGAGAGGTCTATTTTGTCCCCCGAACGAGTGACGACGACCGGCCGGAAGTGCAGGTTCCAACGTCAGTATCCGGCTGGTCTGCCGACTAGATGGATAGGTGGCGTCACGATCGGGCGTGAGGCGACTCCAAGGACATGAGACGTCGAAAGGGGACCGCCGTGGATCCAGTGACTCTGCGTGCTCGTACCGCCGCCGCCCGGGCGCGGACCGGTGCGTACCGCGTGGCCCAGATCGACGCCGTGCCGCTGTTCCAGCACGGAGTCGCGTCCGTCCTCGGGCGCGACCCGAGGGTGCAGTGGGTGGGGGCGGCCAGCTCCGCCGGGGCGGCCGTCCAGCTGGTGCGGGCCGCGCAGCCGCGCGTGCTGCTCGTGGACGCGGACGTGGACCCGGGGGCGAACCTGTGCCGCGTGCTGACCGGCATGCACCCGGCGCTGGCGGTGGTGATGATCTTCCGGCCGGGCGCCCGCGCCGCCGGTGAGGTCGAGGTGGCCCGCCGCGCGGGGGCCAAGGGCTTCCTGCCGCGCGAGATGGACCCGGCCCGCCTGCCGGAGGCGCTCTGCCAGGTCGCGGAGCTCGGGATCTACGTGGAGCCCAGCATGGCCCCGCTGCTCGCGCCCGGCCGCGTCATCGGCCCGCGCGCGCCGGGACCGGCGCTGTCCAAGCGGGAGTTCGAGGTGCTGCGCCTCATCGCGGACGGGCTGACCGCCAAGAACATCGCGCACCGCCTCGAGGTGTCCGAGGAGACGGTGAAGACCCACGTGCGGCGCATGCTGCGCAAGCTCGACGCCCGCGACCGCGCGCACGCGGTGGCGCTGGCCTTCCAGGCGGGGCTGCTGGGTGGCGCGGCCACCTTCGACGACGAGGTGCCGCGGCTGGTGCCCGCGAACCGGGCGATCGGGGCGCGCTGAGGCTCGGGATGCTCAGCGCGCCGTAGAGCCAGTGGCCTCAGCGGCCCTGCTGGCGGAACTCCCAGTCGAGGCGCTGCATGACCCACTCCTGGGCCAGGGCCATCGGGGAGGTCTGGCGCTGCGCGGCGAGCTCGCGGAGCTGCTCGTTCGCGATCAGGCTCAGGCGGAGCTGGTGCACCTCGGCGTTGCCGAAGCGGCGGCCGGTCGCGGTGGTCTCGACGTCGGCCTCGGGCGCCAGGGCGGCGAGGTAGCTGTCGAGCTCCGAGTCCGGAGCAAGCATCCCGTTGTCGGCTGCCGTTGAAGCCGGGCGTTGACGGCCGTTCTTCGATCGACTGAGAAGCACGGCAGACACGGTAACGAAGTGATGAACGAAGAGCGAGAGGTGTGACCTACCCGTCAGGGTGTAACGCCGCGAACGGGCTATTGACATGGAGAGGCCCCCGCGCCAGGGGGAGGAGCACGGGGGCCGGAGGGGATCTCCACAGGCGCTGACCGGGGGTGTGTCAGCAAGGTGATTGTTGCACGTGCACCAGTCGTTGCACACCCATAAGGTCGCACTTCTTTGTTTCGGTTCTGTACTTATTCACCGTAACGGCGTTATGGATACTGATTGAACAAGATTGTGCACAGCGTGGAGTAATCCGGTCCTCAGGAGGCCTGAGACTGGAATCGTCGCAAGCGCAAGCTGTTTGTGACCACGAACACACTGGAGAAGGCCATCGCGGCACCGGCCAGCATGGGGTTGAGTACCCCGGCCGCGGCGAGCGGCAAACCGGCCACGTTGTAGGCGAAGGCCCAGAAGAGGTTGCCCTTGATGGTGGCCAGGGTGCGCCGGGACAGCCGGATGGCGTCCGCGGCCACCCGCAGGTCGCCCCGCACCAGCGTCAGGTCGCCCGCCTCGATGGCCACGTCCGTGCCGGTGCCCATGGCCAGGCCCAGGTCGGCCGCGGCCAGCGCGGGCGCGTCGTTCACCCCGTCGCCGACCAGCGCGACCACCCGGCCCTCGGCCTGGAGCCGCCGGACGGTCGCCACCTTCTCCTCCGGCAGCACCTCGGCGAAGACGTCCTCGGCCGCGATGCCCACCTCGGCCGCCACCGCGGTGGCCACCACCCTGTTGTCCCCGGTGAGCAGCACCGGCCGCAGCCCCAGCGCGCGCAGCTCGCGCACCGCCTGCGCGCTGGTCGGCTTCACCACGTCCGAGACCACCAGCAGCCCGGCCGCGGCCCCGTCCACCGAGGCGGCCACCACGGTCCGCCCGGACTCCTCGGCCTGCCGGAGCGCGTCCGCCAGCTCCGGGGGCAGCTCCGCACCGCGTTCGGCCAGCAGCCTCGGCCGTCCGACCAGTACCGCGTGCCCGGCCACCACGCCCTGCACGCCCAGGCCCTCGTTGTTGCGGAAGTCCTCGACCGGCGGCAGCTCCGCCTCCCCGGCCGCACCCGCCGCGATCGCCCGCGCGATGGGGTGCTCGGAGGCCGCCTCCACCGCACCGGCCAGCCTCAGCAGCTCGGCCCGTTCCACCCCGGGCGCGGGCACCACGTCCACCAGCGACATCACGCCGGTGGTCACCGTGCCCGTCTTGTCCAGCACCACGGTGTCCACCCGGCGCGTGGACTCCAGCACCTCCGGGCCCTTCACCAGGATGCCCAGCTGGGCGCCCCGGCCGGTGCCGACCAGCAGCGCGGTCGGTGTGGCCAGGCCCAGCGCGCAGGGGCACGCGATGACCAGCACCGCGACCGCGGCGGTCAGGGCGAAGGAGGCCCCCGCGCCCCAGAGCAACCAGAAGAGCAGTGTGGCCACCGCGATGCCGAGCACCACCGGGACGAACACGGCGGAGACCCGGTCGGCCAGGCGCTGCACCTCGGCCTTGCCCGCCTGCGCCTGCTCCACCAGCCGTGCCATCTGCGCCAGCTGGGTGTCCGCGCCGACCCGGGTGGCCCGCACGACCAGCCGCCCGCCCGCGTTGACCGTGCCGCCGGTGACGTCTCCGCCCGGCCCGACCTCCTCGGGCACCGACTCGCCGGTGAGCATCGAGCGGTCCAGCGCGGAGGTGCCCTCCTCGACCACGCCGTCGGTGGCCACCTTCTCCCCGGGCCGCACCACGAAGCGCATGCCGACCGCCAGCTCCGCCACCGGGATCCGGCGCTCGCCGGACTCGGTCAGCACCGCGACGTCCCTGGCGCCCAAGGCGAGCAGCGCCCGCAGCGCCGCCCCGCTGCGGCGCTTGGCCCGCGCCTCCAGCCAGCGGCCGAGCAGCAGGAAGGCTGTGACGCCCGCCGCGACCTCGAGGTAGATGTCGGCGGTGGTGGACTCGCGCGGCAGCAGGCTGAACTCGTGCACCATGCCCGGCATGCCCGCGCCGCCCCAGACCAGGGCGTAGACCGACCACAGGTAGGCCACCGCGACACCCATCGACACCAGCGTGTCCATGGTGGTGCCGCCGTGACGCAGGTTGACCGCGGCCGTGCGGTGGAACGGCCAGCCGCACACCAGCACCACCGGCGAGGTGAGCGCGAGCGCGACCCACTGCCAGAACGGGAACTGGAGCGCGGGCACCATGGACAGCGCGATGACCGGCAGGCCGAGCAGCGCGCTGATCACGAAGCGCGCCTTGAGCTCGTCGGCCCGCAGGTCCTCGTCTTCGTCCACAGTGGACTCTTGTGCGGGTTGCGGCGGGGTGGCGGTGTACCCGGCGTGCTCGACCGTGCTGACCAGGTCGTGCACGCTCACCTCGGCCGGGTAGGACACGGTGGCCTTCTCGGTGGCGAAGTTGACCGTCGCGGTCACGCCGTCCATCTTGTTGAGCTTGCGCTCGACCCGGCCCGCGCAGGCCGCGCAGGTCATGCCGCCGATCGCCAGCTCCACCCGCTGGTCCCGACCGGGCTCCGTCGTGGTCACCGCCGTGCCCCTTCCCGTCGTCGCTGCTGTGCTGCCCGTCAGCCGACGAGCTGGTAGCCCGCCTCCGTCACCGCGGTCTTGACCTCCTCGGCGGTCAGCTCGCGGTCGCTGGTGACCGTGACCGCGCCGGTGGGCAGGTCCACCGCGACGCCGGTGACGCCCGTGACCTCGGACAGCTCCTCGGTGACCGAGCTGACGCAGTGCTGGCAGGTCATGCCGGTGACGGTGTAGGTGGCGCTGACGGACATTGGTTCTCCTCGGTGCTCACGTGTGGGTTCGGCGGGATCCGCCCTGACGACTACGGATCCCGGGCAGGGGCCGTTCGGTCAGGACTTGACCAGGCGCGCGATGGCGTCGGCCGCCTCGCGGACCTTGGCCTGGGCCGCCTCGTCGCTGGTGCGCGCCGCTTCGACGACGCACCCGGCCATGTGTTCCTCGAGCAGCTCCAGCGCGAAGGCCTGCAGGGCCCTGGTGGCGGCGGAGACCTGGGTCAGCACGTCGATGCAGTAGGTGTCGTCGTCGACCATGCGCTGCAGTCCGCGGACCTGCCCCTCGACTCGACGGAGTCGGCGCAGGTGGGCGTCCTTGTGCTTGCTGTAGGAGTGGCGGTGTTCCTCGGCCATGCCGCGAATATACCCCTAG
Proteins encoded in this region:
- the kamB gene encoding 16S rRNA (adenine(1408)-N(1))-methyltransferase KamB, which codes for MRRVTGKQVVELSEQQFAELRAPYTRVVLDVGTGDGKHPLHLARKHPDHLVIGLDAAPDNLRKTAGKAAAKPAKGGLPNLVYLWHAAEKLPPTLRDIDELHILMPWGSLLRGILDTDTTMLTGLAACCRPGADFLISLNLHAWRPPVPEVGDTEEPTPDTAAEVLAELYAGAGWRLDHAAYLTPEEIAELSTSWTRRLNSSRDQLDVLALRGVIKPE
- a CDS encoding sensor histidine kinase; translation: MSGLLDSLPVWARGLRARLVLAFLAIAALGAAAAAGVSYVSARTIALKSFQDQAVVEFRTLVSRIAPDTPYPPSQEDLVTFASRITGRDSAALAAYRDLRSTTEGRNFHVPQELVDTVRRSDRSQVFFQRVTANGSSTLYLGTRVVLTEQGGSGESSELEAYQVLDLRGPAEQISDLAISAWQTSLLALPFAALLALLAARGVLRPVRELRTATRRLANGELDTRVSVKGSDELADLAHTFNDTAAALDRTVAGLRRMESDARRFVADVSHELRTPLAAMTAVTDVLDEESANLPEDAQVAARLVGQETRKLARMVEDLIEISRFDAGAARLVLNDVDLAEMVRNTLRSRGWTDEVVTELPEGVRVQVDARRLDVVVANLVGNALRHGAKPVVVRLAESPQWVELSVTDHGPGLPEEVLPHVFSRFYKADSARSRSEGSGLGLAIARENAQLHYGTIEAANDPAGGARFTLRLPRLGGGVERRFEA
- a CDS encoding response regulator transcription factor, translating into MPRVLLIEDDHAVREGLQLALRRQGYTVDAAATGELGLAALRVQAPDIVVLDLMLPGIDGFEVCRRIRAGGEIPIIMLTARSDDMDIVGGLEAGADDYVVKPVQPRVLDARIRAVLRRGASEQSTKEKHGALEIDRQALVVTKDGSPVGLTPTELRLLLELSGSPGQVFSRQQLLQAVWEHDYLGDSRLVDACVQRLRAKIEDRPASPAFVQTVRGFGYRFGPV
- a CDS encoding acyl-CoA dehydrogenase family protein, with the translated sequence MDFSLNETERDIRDWVRNFVKKELIPLEPEVLRRERAGEPGITWAEMSELQQKAKAAGFWGIQTPEEYGGMGLGAVMTALVEGELGYSFVPFHFGGEADNILYAGNAEQQERYLKPTIAGDRVSCFAITEPGAGSDAKAIRTSAVKDGNEWVINGEKTFITKGNEADFTMVFAVTDKEKGANGGVTCFLVDRDMGWKSEPIATMGEWGPAALVFDNVRVPEENVLGEVGMGFALAMSWIGRGRYLLPARALGACHRLAEMGIEYANTRETFGEKLAERQAIQWMIADSAVEIEALRWLVLSSAWQVDAGLDSRQAQSMAKLYGGIKANEIVDRMLQIHGGMGYTKELPLERWYRELRLLRIYEGTDEIQRRTIARNLLKGHASVRGALG
- a CDS encoding MaoC/PaaZ C-terminal domain-containing protein, with protein sequence MPIDLSAVGRTIGPWERSWTANEALLYALGVGAGADDPLAELAYTTENTDGVTQQVLPTFGVVLANFSGPAESIGEFDPAQLVHAEQELVLHQPLPTEGRISLRRTITDVFDKGKGALVVNKIEGSSINGEPLLSTTSSVFIRGEGDFGGERGPSTEWAPPEREPDVVLAFQTTVSQALLYRLGGHDHNPLHTDPAFAARGGFDRPILHGMCTYGITARLLIGHFCAGDATRMRRIYGRFTAPVVPGQELVVSAWAEGNEVAYRTETKEGGIALDRGAFTFA
- a CDS encoding M15 family metallopeptidase, which codes for MRVPNHFHDAPTTPIQVPVDQLRGAKPRRRFPAWGGVLGLVVTLLFATGFVLYGLPPSEQDSGPRNYVGSGSSSSAAPTIPGCFLREQTPVEEEVASELDPTKLEKGMRKAFEKARCAAMREKVEILIKSAKRTATEQARLFREEIKKRGSEKEARKWVLPPEESAHVKGTAVDVKPMSGAKWLERNGQQYGLCRTISREWWHFEHNADWVADGCPKPQ
- the fabG gene encoding 3-oxoacyl-ACP reductase FabG, which translates into the protein MDGRVAVVTGAARGIGAATARTLAARGAAVAVVDLDAASTEATVKAITEAGGKAIGLGADVTSREQVTAAFSQVVAELGSLDILVNNAGVTRDNMLFKMTDDDWDTVMAVHLRGAFLCSQIAQGHMVEKQFGKIVNLSSVSADGNRGQANYAAAKAGLQGFTKTLAIELGKYGINVNAIAPGFIETDMTAATAARVGVDFEQFKKAAAESVSIKRTGRPEDIANAVAFLVSEESSFITGQILYVDGGR
- a CDS encoding DUF371 domain-containing protein codes for the protein MSRHIRLRATGHPEIRATHAKTWELTPDRELTTRATCVLGVGATGEGPALAGPVELRLSVGESTVVVRALGNPHWVPGGPAVVRLGPARLPNTLATDADLSSADLPRELAARLADPATEITVDVLPVADPGTLVLFAATGPSARLDAELAAADVVLAEDAGARALARPRGSGTEGRVLVVATEDLPGPSLTHRPAAVEVVGLPPGLAAAAASPVAAPVFLAQPGRKPADSLRNAPLTARVVLRVPADLVPKVLDVARERGSRSWAYAVEPYAESERPRWGGLDELIPPSRGEVWLCVDPAPGEAGLDPDLRKLLTGLLAEGVSAKTLAKTLADLPGQSRRTAYDTVQGLKDLRS